TAGGTGATGTCGGCGGCGTAGGCTGCGCGCTTCTCTTCGGGCGGCTGGAAGGCCGAGACGATGCCCACGGTCAGGCCGAGGAATTCGTAGAGCGGACGCATCCAGTTGGCGTCACGGCGGGCCAGGTAGTCGTTCACCGTGACCACGTGCACGCCCTTGCCGGACAACGCGTTCAGATAAACGGCCAGGGTACCGACCAAGGTCTTGCCTTCACCAGTGCGCATTTCTGCGATCATGCCTTCGTGCAAGGTCATGCCGCCGATCAGCTGGACATCGAAGTGGCGCATGCCCATCACGCGCTTGCCGGCCTCACGGGCCACGGCGAAGGCTTCAGGCAACAGCTGGTCGAGGGTTTCGCCTTTGGCCAGGCGCTCCTTGAACTCTGCGGTCTTGCCCCGCAGCTGCTCGTCGGAGAGGGCCACCATCTTCTCTTCGAGAGCATTGACGGCGCTTACCGTCTTGAGCATGCGTTTGATTTCACGCTCGTTCTTGCTTCCAAAAAGTTTTTTTAACAAAGGCGCAAACATATCGGCAGGATCTTCCACACGTAGGGATGGAGGGCGGCCCCATGAGTCGCCCGTGCAGCCCTGAGGCCGCATGCGAACGAGCATTCTACCCGGAAACGATGGTGAGGAAAGTGGTGGATTTCCACGATGCTGGCACAGCGCTTTTAGGGGGCCTGACTAACATAGGGGCTTTTCGCGCAAGTTCAAGGTGCGGGAAGATGAAACGTATCGAGAATGACTTGCATCAATATCCAAGCTCTGCCGGTGTCTGTGCGGGCCCTTTCGCCGGCAAAGCCGGCTCCTACAGGCACGGCGCCGATCTTGAGAGGGCACGGCCTTGCGGTGAAGAGGCCAGCGCAAGGGCATCTGTTAGACTGTCGGTCTTGTAATCACCTGCGCACGCCCATGGCCTACAAACCCTCCCCTGCCCGCCCGCCCGCCGCCCTGCTGCGCCAGGCCCGCCCGCTGCGCCTGCTGCTCAACCAGGCCGAACGCCTGGAGCACCTGCAGCGTCTGCTGGAAAGCCAGTTGCAGCCGGCTGCCCGCGAGCACTGCCATGTGGCGTCCTGGAAAGAGGGTACTTTGTTGCTGGTGGTGACCGACGGCCACTGGGCGACCCGTCTGCGCTACCAGCAGAAGCGCCTGCAACGGCAACTCCAGGCCATGGAAGCCTTCGCCAACCTGTCGCGCATCCTGTTCAAGGTGCAACCACCCTTGGTGCCTGCCAAGCGTGAAGGTCAGGGGCCGGAGCTGTCGGAACATGCCGCCGAGAGCATCCGCGGATCGGCCGACGGGATCAGTGATCCGAAGTTGCGGGCGGCGCTGGAACGGCTGGCCGCGCACGCACAGGCCAAAGGTTGACCCTGTAGGAGCGGCTTCAGCCGCGAAGCAAGCGACACGGTGCATGGCACCGGCTGCGCCGGTGTTCGCGGCTGAAGCCGCTCCTACAGGCCTGCGCCCAAGGCCAATAAAAAAGGCCACCCGAAGGTGGCCTCAATCACTAGAGAGAGTGTTCGAACTTACACGGCCGCAACAGGGCGCATGTACGAGATCGGTGCCGTGCTGGCATCTTCGAAAAACACCACTTCCCAGGCATCTGTTTCTGCGATCAACTTGCGCAGCAACTGATTGTTCAACGAGTGGCCGGACTTGTAGCCCTTGAACTCGCCGATCAGGCTGTTGCCCAGCAGGTAGAGGTCACCAATGGCATCGAGGATCTTGTGCTTGACGAATTCGTCTTCGGAGCGAAGGCCGTCTTCGTTGAGCACGCCAGTCTCATCGACAACAATGGCGTTCTCGACGCTGCCGCCGAGCGCAAGATTGTGCTTGCGCAGGTACTCGATGTCTCGCATGAACCCGAAGGTCCGCGCGCGGCTGACTTCTTTCACGAACGAGGTGCTGGAGAAGTCTACAGACGCGCTCTGGGTCTGGCCCTTGAGGACCGGGTGATCGAAGTCGATCTCGAAGCTCACCTTGAACCCGTCGAATGGCAGGAAAGTGGCGCGTTTGTCGCCGTCTTCCACTGTCACTTCGCGCAGGATGCGGATGAACTTCTTCGGTGCGTCCTGTTCTTCCAGGCCGGCCGATTGGATCAGGAATACGAAGGGTCCGGCGCTGCCATCCATGATCGGCACTTCCGAGGCGGAGAGCTCGACGTAGGCGTTATCGATGCCCAGGCCCGCCATGGCGGAGAGCAGGTGCTCGACCGTATCGACCTTGACGTCACCGTTGACCAGCGTGGTGGACATGGTGGTCTCACCGACGTTGGCCGCGCGCGCCGGGATCTCCACGACGGGAGAAAGGTCGGCGCGACGGAAGACGATGCCGGTGTCGACAGGCGCAGGCTTGAGGGTCAGGTAGACCTTCTCCCCGGAGTGCAGGCCGACGCCCGTGGCACGGATGGTATTCTTCAGGGTGCGTTGTCTAATCATGGCATTGGCCGCTTCAGCGCAAATTGCGAACAGGTATCAACAAAGGCTGGGGATGATAACAGACCCGGCCTTTGCTGAACACCAATCACCCTAATACCCCTGATAAATTCCATCAATCGGCCTGACGACGCAGGAACGCCGGGATATCCAGGTAGTCCAGATCATCCTGAGGGTTGAGTTTAGCTGCCGCTGCGGCACCCGCATGCGCCTGGTTGCGCATCACGGTCGGACGCTCCAGGTCACGGTAGTTCACCGCCGACTGCTCCTGGCGAACCGGGGCCGGGTTGGAGGCCTCGTATACCTGCTGAGCGGTCTGCAGGGTGTTGTCCACCACCTTGACCGGCTTCTCGATGCGCGCGCCCAGGCCAGTGGCCACGACGGTCACGTGCAGCTCGTCGCGCATGTCCGGGTCGATCACGGTGCCGACCTTGACCATCGCGTGGTCGGAGGCGAAGGCCTCGATGATGCTACCCACGTCGGAGTACTCACCCAGCGACAGGTCCGGACCTGCGGTGATGTTCACCAGGATGCCGCGGGCGCCCTGCAGGTTGACGTCTTCGAGCAGCGGGTTGCGGATCGCCGCCTCGGTGGCCTCGCGGGCACGGTTCGGGCCGCTGGCGCAGCCGGTACCCATCATCGCCATGCCCATCTCGCCCATCACGGTGCGCACGTCGGCAAAGTCGACGTTGATCATGCCCGGGCGCTTGATGATGTCGGAGATGCCGCGCACGGCACCGGCCAGTACATCGTCAGCCTTGGCGAAGGCGGACAGCAGGCTTGCATCCTTGCCCAGGATGGTCAGCAGCTTCTCGTTGGGGATGGTGATCAGCGAGTCGACGCTCTCGGCCAGCATGCGGATGCCTTCATCGGCGATCTGCATGCGCTTGCGGCCTTCGAACGGGAACGGACGGGTCACCACCGCAACGGTGAGGATGCCCATTTCCTTCGCCACTTCGGCGATGATCGGCGCCGCGCCGGTACCGGTACCGCCGCCCATGCCGGTGGTGATGAACACCATGTTGGTGCCCTGCAGCACTTCGGCGATGCGCTCACGGTCTTCCAGCGCGGCCTGGCGGCCGACTTCTGGATTGGCACCCGCGCCCAGGCCCTTGGTCACGCCGGTACCCAGTTGCAGGATGGTGCGTGCGCCGATGTTCTTCAGCGCCTGGGCATCGGTGTTGGCGCAGATGAACTCCACGCCCTCGATGTTGCTCTTGACCATGTGGTTGACCGCGTTGCCGCCGCCACCACCGACGCCGATCACCTTGATGACCGGACTTTGCGGGACGTTGTCTACGAGCTCGAACATTTTCCCTCTCCTTACAGTTCTCTAGTTGTTGCGCCTACCACTACTGCTTTGAAACTTAGAAGTTGCCCTGGACCCAACGCTTGAGTCGTTCAAGCACCGGGGCCTTCGGTTCATCGCCATAGCTGTTGTTGCTGCTGTTGCTGATACCGGTCAGGGACGGGTCCTCGGACTGCTTCTGCAGGCCGTAGGTGAGCAGGCCCACACCGGTGGAATAGATCGGGTTGCGCACCACGTCGCTCAGCCCCCGAACGCTGTGCGGCACGCCCAGGCGTACCGGCATGTGGAAGATCTCTTCGGCCAGTTCCACGGCGCCTTCCATCTTCGCGGTGCCACCGGTGAGGACGATGCCGGCCGGTACCAGGTCCTCGAAGCCACTGCGACGCAGCTCGGCCTGGATCAGGGTGAACAGCTCGTCGTAACGCGGCTCCACCACTTCAGCCAGGGCCTGGCGCGACAGCTCGCGCGGCGGACGGTCGCCGACGCTTGGTACCTTGATGGTTTCGCCGGCGCCGGCCAGCTTGGCCAGGGCGCAGGCGTAGCGGATCTTGATTTCCTCGGCGTACTGCGTTGGGGTGCGCAGGGCCATGGCGATGTCGTTGGTGACCTGGTCGCCGGCGATCGGGATCACTGCGGTGTGGCGGATCGCGCCTTCGGTGAAGATGGCGATGTCGGTGGTGCCGCCACCGATGTCCACCAGGCACACGCCCAGCTCTTTCTCATCGTCGGTCAGCACCGAGTAGGCCGAGGCCAGCTGCTCGAGGATGATGTCGTCGATTTCCAGGCCGCAACGGCGCACGCACTTTTCGATGTTCTGCGCGGCGTTGACCGCGCAGGTGACCACGTGGACCTTGGCTTCCAGGCGTACGCCCGACATGCCCAGGGGCTCGCGCACGCCTTCCTGGTTGTCGATCACGTAGTCCTGCGGCAAGGTGTGCAGCACCCGCTGGTCGGCCGGAATGGCCACGGCCTGGGCGGCGTCGAGCACGCGCTCGAGGTCGGCGGTGCTGACTTCACGGTCGCGGATGGCGACGATGCCGTGGGAGTTCAGGCTGCGGATGTGGTTGCCGGCAACGCCGACGAACGCCGAGTGGATACGGCAGCCGGCCATCAGCTGGGCCTCTTCCACGGCACGCTGGATCGACTGCACGGTCGACTCGATGTTCACCACCACGCCCTTCTTCAGGCCGCGCGATGGGTGGGTGCCGATGCCCACGATCTCCAGGGTGCCGTCCTCGCCGACCTCACCCACCAGCGCCACCACCTTGGAGGTGCCGATGTCCAGCCCGAC
This genomic stretch from Pseudomonas entomophila L48 harbors:
- a CDS encoding DUF721 domain-containing protein translates to MAYKPSPARPPAALLRQARPLRLLLNQAERLEHLQRLLESQLQPAAREHCHVASWKEGTLLLVVTDGHWATRLRYQQKRLQRQLQAMEAFANLSRILFKVQPPLVPAKREGQGPELSEHAAESIRGSADGISDPKLRAALERLAAHAQAKG
- the lpxC gene encoding UDP-3-O-acyl-N-acetylglucosamine deacetylase → MIRQRTLKNTIRATGVGLHSGEKVYLTLKPAPVDTGIVFRRADLSPVVEIPARAANVGETTMSTTLVNGDVKVDTVEHLLSAMAGLGIDNAYVELSASEVPIMDGSAGPFVFLIQSAGLEEQDAPKKFIRILREVTVEDGDKRATFLPFDGFKVSFEIDFDHPVLKGQTQSASVDFSSTSFVKEVSRARTFGFMRDIEYLRKHNLALGGSVENAIVVDETGVLNEDGLRSEDEFVKHKILDAIGDLYLLGNSLIGEFKGYKSGHSLNNQLLRKLIAETDAWEVVFFEDASTAPISYMRPVAAV
- the ftsZ gene encoding cell division protein FtsZ; translation: MFELVDNVPQSPVIKVIGVGGGGGNAVNHMVKSNIEGVEFICANTDAQALKNIGARTILQLGTGVTKGLGAGANPEVGRQAALEDRERIAEVLQGTNMVFITTGMGGGTGTGAAPIIAEVAKEMGILTVAVVTRPFPFEGRKRMQIADEGIRMLAESVDSLITIPNEKLLTILGKDASLLSAFAKADDVLAGAVRGISDIIKRPGMINVDFADVRTVMGEMGMAMMGTGCASGPNRAREATEAAIRNPLLEDVNLQGARGILVNITAGPDLSLGEYSDVGSIIEAFASDHAMVKVGTVIDPDMRDELHVTVVATGLGARIEKPVKVVDNTLQTAQQVYEASNPAPVRQEQSAVNYRDLERPTVMRNQAHAGAAAAAKLNPQDDLDYLDIPAFLRRQAD
- the ftsA gene encoding cell division protein FtsA → MANAHSGKMIVGLDIGTSKVVALVGEVGEDGTLEIVGIGTHPSRGLKKGVVVNIESTVQSIQRAVEEAQLMAGCRIHSAFVGVAGNHIRSLNSHGIVAIRDREVSTADLERVLDAAQAVAIPADQRVLHTLPQDYVIDNQEGVREPLGMSGVRLEAKVHVVTCAVNAAQNIEKCVRRCGLEIDDIILEQLASAYSVLTDDEKELGVCLVDIGGGTTDIAIFTEGAIRHTAVIPIAGDQVTNDIAMALRTPTQYAEEIKIRYACALAKLAGAGETIKVPSVGDRPPRELSRQALAEVVEPRYDELFTLIQAELRRSGFEDLVPAGIVLTGGTAKMEGAVELAEEIFHMPVRLGVPHSVRGLSDVVRNPIYSTGVGLLTYGLQKQSEDPSLTGISNSSNNSYGDEPKAPVLERLKRWVQGNF